In the genome of Fluviispira vulneris, one region contains:
- a CDS encoding type II secretion system protein, which yields MILLAFYKYFYNFKMTRGYTVVSLILVLSIIGILGALVVPRVSTLKAKGQQSEARIQLMKIYNSMYAHKIENGFFPDTKGQILLITEFRGLSNYLRTDDIHYYMKGDNIYILSTSEQFVLAYIRNLANNNLDIQRLNSKKIFCHMLNGVNQGTENCHKEQIFTAQNKINDLKELKILKILNED from the coding sequence ATGATATTATTGGCTTTTTATAAATATTTTTATAATTTTAAAATGACACGAGGATACACTGTTGTCAGCCTTATTTTAGTACTGTCAATTATTGGAATATTAGGTGCATTGGTCGTGCCGAGGGTTTCTACTTTAAAGGCAAAGGGGCAACAATCAGAAGCACGTATTCAACTTATGAAAATATACAACTCAATGTATGCTCATAAAATTGAGAATGGATTTTTCCCTGACACAAAAGGACAAATACTTTTAATCACAGAATTTAGAGGATTAAGTAATTATTTACGCACAGATGACATTCATTATTATATGAAAGGTGATAATATATATATATTAAGTACATCAGAGCAATTTGTTTTGGCCTATATAAGAAATTTAGCAAATAATAATTTAGACATTCAACGTCTCAATTCAAAAAAAATATTTTGCCATATGTTAAATGGTGTCAATCAGGGAACTGAAAACTGCCATAAAGAGCAGATTTTCACAGCCCAAAACAAGATAAATGATTTAAAAGAATTAAAAATTTTAAAGATTTTAAATGAAGATTAA